In Archangium violaceum, the following are encoded in one genomic region:
- a CDS encoding helix-turn-helix domain-containing protein: MDNEKNKLAGAGRLPLRFGDHMRRLRTARRLTQEMLAERSELSVDAIRRIERGSFSPSLETLSKLSAGLNVSLRTLFHNFERERPDHVAEICDFLSRRSGRELQLAWRVLQAMFEER, from the coding sequence ATGGACAACGAGAAGAACAAGCTGGCCGGGGCGGGACGTCTGCCTCTCCGGTTCGGCGACCACATGCGGCGTCTCAGAACCGCACGGAGACTCACCCAGGAGATGCTCGCCGAGCGCAGTGAACTGTCCGTCGACGCCATCCGGCGCATCGAGCGCGGTTCGTTCTCTCCCTCCCTCGAGACGCTGTCGAAGCTCTCGGCTGGGCTCAACGTGTCCTTGAGGACGCTGTTCCACAACTTCGAGCGCGAGCGGCCCGATCATGTCGCGGAGATCTGCGACTTCCTCTCGCGCCGCTCCGGACGCGAGCTCCAGCTCGCCTGGCGTGTCCTCCAGGCCATGTTCGAGGAGCGCTGA
- a CDS encoding O-antigen ligase family protein translates to MNVRPEALERWLLVFLALWGVGCLFLEALSAVGLAGCALGALVVARRSGVTVRGALRAWAPLVAFLAWALLAPLLSGHPPRGTGVARLLDFVGIPVAAVALGALSEARRVRLAWVLGGVFLASCAVAGLQHFGVWPSPEAWAPLAWTRLPFDRVYEIVPGTEDRFMAGGLLFHRLKFSHIGGMAVAFALGVGLHLEGRRRAMALTVAVVGLVAVGLFPYARAASVALVAVMGLVVVLGLPRRVGLPACAAVLGLAGLALALNQPLRERFLNSTTEKGSGSRTALLETGLCAVRQHPITGVGAGRFQARLYATPDMPQQARDHVGKSHNQFVSMAAEAGVPGAILFVVLLGWLAWRFPLKRPEGLGALGALAFFCLLSLLHDPLFHVQASQALMLVLGAGLSGPPSRSTPS, encoded by the coding sequence GTGAACGTGCGGCCCGAGGCGCTCGAGCGCTGGCTCCTGGTGTTCCTGGCCTTGTGGGGCGTGGGGTGCCTGTTCCTGGAGGCCCTGTCCGCGGTGGGGCTCGCGGGGTGCGCGCTGGGCGCGCTGGTGGTGGCCCGGCGGAGCGGCGTCACCGTGCGCGGGGCGTTGCGCGCCTGGGCGCCCCTGGTGGCCTTCCTCGCGTGGGCGTTGCTGGCGCCGCTGCTCTCCGGACACCCACCGAGAGGCACGGGCGTGGCGCGCCTGCTGGACTTCGTGGGCATCCCCGTGGCGGCGGTGGCGCTCGGTGCCCTGTCGGAGGCGCGGCGGGTGCGCCTGGCGTGGGTGCTGGGTGGAGTGTTCCTCGCCTCGTGCGCGGTGGCGGGGCTTCAGCACTTCGGGGTGTGGCCGTCGCCGGAGGCCTGGGCGCCGCTCGCGTGGACGCGCCTCCCGTTCGATCGCGTCTACGAGATCGTTCCCGGCACGGAGGATCGCTTCATGGCCGGGGGACTGCTGTTCCACCGGCTGAAGTTCTCGCACATCGGCGGCATGGCGGTGGCCTTCGCGCTGGGCGTGGGGCTGCACCTGGAAGGCCGTCGGCGCGCCATGGCGCTGACCGTGGCGGTGGTGGGGCTCGTCGCCGTGGGCCTCTTCCCGTACGCGCGGGCGGCCAGCGTGGCCCTGGTGGCGGTGATGGGGTTGGTGGTGGTGCTCGGCCTGCCGAGGCGCGTGGGCCTGCCCGCGTGCGCGGCGGTGCTGGGGCTGGCCGGGCTGGCGCTGGCCCTCAACCAGCCGCTGCGCGAGCGCTTCCTCAACAGCACCACGGAGAAGGGCTCGGGGAGCCGGACGGCGCTGCTGGAGACGGGCCTGTGCGCGGTGCGCCAGCATCCCATCACCGGCGTGGGCGCGGGACGCTTCCAGGCCCGCCTCTACGCCACTCCGGACATGCCGCAGCAGGCGCGCGATCACGTCGGCAAGTCGCACAACCAGTTCGTCAGCATGGCCGCCGAGGCGGGCGTGCCGGGTGCCATCCTCTTCGTGGTGCTGCTGGGCTGGCTCGCCTGGCGCTTCCCGCTGAAGCGGCCCGAGGGCCTGGGCGCACTCGGGGCGCTCGCCTTCTTCTGCCTGCTGTCGCTGCTGCACGATCCGCTCTTCCACGTGCAGGCCTCGCAGGCCCTGATGCTGGTGCTGGGCGCGGGGTTGAGCGGGCCGCCCTCGCGCTCCACCCCCAGTTGA
- a CDS encoding LptF/LptG family permease, producing MNRTLFRYVARTYLQFAVGILAAVVTVFLVVDFVDRARNYTGEGWVWNVTVLYANKALVSIQQVGPAALLLAAGASVSSLRKRGEVTAMRALTFGPGALYLPVALCVAVACVGLVAFDELVVVKAARRVEQITTEKFNRWGDWGLYHSPKQWFRRGDNIFYLREGSAREGFSNVAILTVTPDFRLARRLDAKTMSPMEGSRWKLSGVVERSFTKDGQSQVRQLDEAEFELGVTPDTFRIRPGRPEQMRLPVLREQIQARREVGLETGQFSLAFHNRFAYPLAGFPAALLAVGLALRPGRKGHLTVAIVEGLLVSVTMWGLMVVTRTLAISERMPPPVAAWLPVVLLVVAAVLLWMQGEGLLRRPGT from the coding sequence GTGAACCGGACGCTCTTCCGTTACGTGGCGCGCACGTACCTCCAGTTCGCGGTGGGCATCCTCGCCGCGGTGGTGACGGTGTTCCTCGTCGTGGACTTCGTGGACCGGGCGCGCAACTACACCGGCGAGGGCTGGGTCTGGAACGTGACGGTGCTGTACGCCAACAAGGCGCTGGTCTCCATCCAGCAGGTGGGGCCGGCGGCGCTGCTGCTGGCCGCGGGGGCCTCGGTGTCCTCCCTGCGCAAGCGGGGCGAGGTGACGGCGATGCGCGCCCTGACCTTCGGACCGGGCGCCCTCTATCTGCCCGTGGCGTTGTGCGTGGCGGTGGCCTGCGTGGGGCTCGTCGCCTTCGACGAGCTCGTCGTCGTCAAGGCGGCCCGGCGCGTGGAGCAGATCACCACCGAGAAGTTCAACCGTTGGGGTGACTGGGGCCTGTACCACAGCCCCAAGCAGTGGTTCCGCCGGGGGGACAACATCTTCTACCTGCGCGAGGGCAGTGCGCGAGAGGGCTTCAGCAACGTGGCGATCCTCACGGTGACGCCGGACTTCCGGCTGGCGAGGCGCCTGGACGCGAAGACGATGTCCCCGATGGAGGGCAGCCGCTGGAAGCTGAGCGGCGTGGTGGAGCGCTCCTTCACGAAGGACGGCCAGTCCCAGGTGCGCCAGTTGGACGAAGCCGAGTTCGAACTGGGCGTCACCCCGGACACCTTCCGCATCCGCCCCGGCCGGCCCGAGCAGATGCGGCTGCCAGTGCTGCGCGAGCAGATCCAGGCGCGCCGGGAGGTGGGGCTGGAGACGGGGCAGTTCTCGCTCGCGTTCCACAACCGCTTCGCCTACCCGTTGGCGGGCTTTCCCGCGGCGCTGCTGGCGGTGGGGCTGGCGCTGCGTCCGGGGCGCAAGGGGCACCTGACGGTGGCCATCGTCGAGGGGCTGCTCGTCTCGGTGACGATGTGGGGTCTGATGGTGGTGACCCGCACGCTGGCGATCTCCGAGCGCATGCCTCCGCCGGTGGCCGCGTGGCTCCCGGTCGTGCTGCTGGTGGTGGCCGCGGTCCTGTTGTGGATGCAGGGGGAGGGGTTGCTGCGGAGGCCAGGCACGTGA
- a CDS encoding LptF/LptG family permease, whose amino-acid sequence MKLLARYLLKELVIPLGVWVAFLFLLLFVMQFLRGTDVLLGSAVTLQDMGQLLLYLAPHFLMMALPIAFLLAILLGLGRLSEDRELTALQALGIGPVQLLAGPLAIGAVLAGLMLLLTSTAEPWGLTSVKGFVAEIIKKNVVGDVKSGVFYEDLSNLTLYAETVEGEERRWTNVLLYDDREPSSPLLMLAHNGQVNTNTSGQVLTLVLGDGEAHRANQTSSAYSVVTFQKGEIAVGVEGSMGRRNRFRSPKEELTPVELLQAADEAERTGGDARPFLMALHNRVGHALAPLSFALLGTPLAIGRRQGGRAWGYLFTLGGYVLFYLLMRLFEQMGQQGKLPVPLAGQLANILFCAAGVVAMYRVNRSGTVR is encoded by the coding sequence GTGAAGCTGCTCGCGCGCTACCTGCTGAAGGAGCTGGTCATCCCCCTGGGGGTGTGGGTGGCGTTCCTCTTCCTGCTCCTCTTCGTCATGCAGTTCCTGCGGGGCACGGACGTGCTCCTCGGGTCCGCGGTGACGCTGCAGGACATGGGGCAGCTCCTCCTCTACCTCGCGCCGCACTTCCTGATGATGGCGCTGCCCATCGCCTTCCTGCTGGCCATCCTCCTGGGGCTGGGCCGGCTGTCGGAGGACCGGGAGCTCACCGCGCTGCAGGCGCTCGGCATCGGTCCGGTGCAGCTGCTCGCCGGGCCGCTGGCCATCGGCGCGGTGCTGGCCGGCTTGATGTTGCTGCTCACCTCCACCGCCGAGCCGTGGGGGCTCACCAGCGTCAAGGGGTTCGTGGCGGAGATCATCAAGAAGAACGTGGTGGGCGACGTGAAGTCGGGCGTCTTCTACGAGGATCTGTCCAACCTCACCCTCTACGCCGAGACGGTGGAGGGCGAGGAGCGCCGGTGGACGAACGTGTTGCTGTACGATGACCGCGAGCCGTCCTCGCCCCTGCTGATGCTCGCGCACAACGGGCAGGTGAACACGAACACCTCCGGACAGGTGCTGACGCTGGTGCTCGGCGATGGCGAGGCGCACCGGGCCAACCAGACCTCCTCGGCCTACTCGGTCGTCACCTTCCAGAAGGGAGAGATCGCCGTGGGCGTGGAGGGCTCCATGGGGCGCCGCAACCGCTTCCGCTCGCCCAAGGAGGAGCTGACGCCGGTGGAGCTGCTCCAGGCCGCCGACGAGGCCGAGCGCACCGGGGGAGACGCCCGGCCCTTCCTCATGGCGCTGCACAACCGCGTGGGGCACGCGCTCGCGCCGCTGTCCTTCGCGCTGCTGGGAACGCCGCTGGCCATTGGACGGAGGCAGGGCGGACGCGCGTGGGGCTACCTCTTCACGCTGGGCGGCTACGTGCTCTTCTACCTGCTCATGCGGCTCTTCGAGCAGATGGGACAGCAGGGCAAGCTGCCGGTGCCGCTGGCGGGCCAGCTCGCCAACATCCTCTTCTGCGCGGCGGGCGTGGTGGCCATGTACCGCGTCAACCGTTCGGGGACGGTGCGGTGA
- the purD gene encoding phosphoribosylamine--glycine ligase, which translates to MKVLLLGSGAREHALAWKLSQSPLLTKLLIGPGNPGTARVGTNVPVQADAPDAVVAVARREKVDLVVVGPEAPLVAGVADALAAAGIPCFGPVAGAALIEGSKAFAKEIMAEAGVPTAAFQVFDNVADAEAYAMAQGRIVVKADGLAAGKGVIVAQDVQAAREAVRAVGLMGAAGQRMVLEELLEGEEVSVIALCDGERYVLLPPAQDHKRVGEGDTGPNTGGMGAYAPAPFLSSAQLSEVGEQVIAPTLATLRRRGIPFRGALYAGLMLTRNGPRVLEFNARFGDPETQVLMMQLAEDVLPLLDACARGRLESRPLAVHPGASVGVVLAAHGYPEAPRKGDRIQGVDSVPADAPVFVAGVEDKGGAWLTAGGRVLTACARGADLAEARSKAYAAIDRIRFEGMHFRRDIGAKGLRAPGTTP; encoded by the coding sequence GTGAAGGTCCTTCTCCTCGGCTCCGGCGCGCGAGAGCACGCGCTCGCCTGGAAGCTGTCCCAGAGTCCGCTGCTGACGAAGCTGCTGATCGGTCCGGGCAATCCGGGGACCGCCCGCGTGGGCACCAACGTTCCGGTGCAGGCGGACGCTCCCGACGCGGTGGTGGCGGTCGCCCGGAGGGAGAAGGTGGACCTGGTGGTGGTGGGCCCCGAGGCTCCGCTGGTGGCGGGCGTTGCGGATGCGCTCGCCGCAGCGGGCATCCCCTGCTTCGGTCCGGTGGCCGGGGCCGCGCTCATCGAGGGCTCCAAGGCCTTCGCCAAGGAGATCATGGCCGAGGCGGGCGTGCCCACGGCGGCCTTCCAGGTGTTCGACAACGTGGCCGACGCCGAGGCCTACGCCATGGCCCAGGGCCGCATCGTCGTGAAGGCGGACGGACTGGCCGCGGGCAAGGGCGTCATCGTGGCGCAGGACGTCCAGGCCGCTCGCGAGGCGGTGCGCGCGGTGGGCCTCATGGGCGCGGCGGGCCAGCGCATGGTGCTGGAGGAGTTGCTCGAGGGCGAGGAGGTCTCCGTCATCGCCCTGTGCGACGGTGAGCGCTATGTGCTGCTCCCTCCGGCGCAGGATCACAAGCGGGTGGGGGAGGGCGATACGGGCCCCAACACCGGCGGCATGGGCGCGTATGCCCCGGCGCCCTTCCTGTCTTCCGCCCAGCTGTCCGAGGTGGGCGAGCAGGTGATTGCCCCGACACTGGCGACGCTGCGGCGGCGGGGAATCCCCTTCCGGGGTGCGCTGTATGCGGGGCTGATGCTGACGCGCAACGGACCCAGGGTGCTCGAGTTCAACGCGCGTTTCGGAGACCCCGAGACGCAGGTGTTGATGATGCAGCTGGCGGAAGACGTGCTGCCGCTGCTGGATGCGTGCGCGCGCGGCCGGCTGGAGTCCCGCCCGCTCGCCGTGCACCCGGGGGCCTCGGTGGGCGTGGTGCTCGCCGCCCATGGCTACCCGGAGGCGCCGAGGAAGGGTGACCGCATCCAGGGCGTCGACTCCGTCCCGGCCGATGCGCCCGTGTTCGTCGCGGGCGTGGAGGACAAGGGCGGTGCGTGGCTCACTGCCGGTGGCCGGGTGCTCACCGCGTGCGCGCGTGGCGCGGACCTGGCGGAGGCCCGCTCCAAGGCGTACGCCGCCATCGACCGCATCCGCTTCGAGGGCATGCACTTCCGCCGGGACATCGGCGCCAAGGGGCTACGGGCGCCTGGCACGACGCCGTGA